The Penaeus chinensis breed Huanghai No. 1 chromosome 29, ASM1920278v2, whole genome shotgun sequence genome window below encodes:
- the LOC125040545 gene encoding uncharacterized protein LOC125040545, which yields MRHSSLATLATVRAARKIETTLLLNAVREIMREAASNIQDQFGKDLGGKTAVWNIRYADDTTLKERLGITEQLREASQVKGLQKNSIKTQAVTVHGNECLQTLQLTRISN from the exons ATGCGGCACTCATCTCTTGCTACTTTAGCAACTGTCCGGGCAGCCAGAAAAATCGAAACGA CACTGCTTCTCAATGCTGTTAGAGAGATCATGAGAGAAGCAGCTAGCAATATTCAAGATCAATTTGGAAAAGATCTGGGCGGCAAGACGGCAGTATGGAATATTCGATATGCTGATGATACAACTCTAAAGGAACGGTTAGGTATTACAGAACAGCTGAGAGAGGCAAGCCAAGTGAAGGGACTCCAAAAAAACAGCATCAAGACCCAAGCAGTGACTGTGCATGGAAATG AATGTCTACAAACATTACAACTTACAAGGATTTCTAATTGA